Proteins from one Leptonema illini DSM 21528 genomic window:
- a CDS encoding TonB-dependent receptor: MKIDIPAKRFSSIQERDSRRHGVAVLSILALLLLHHPAMAVPSTEEEEKSPEVVVTAPRENDDTVRSTGSRTQIDVTQADGRMIGVDEIIEKEAGIRIRRYGGAGSYSTVSIRGSTANQVNLYIDGIPLNHAAMGEVNLSTLNLDSFDRIEIRRGGDTAGSPVGGAIHLTTAKRRETPIGHRVATTAGSFDTFRLLGETWGGENFTYDLTAKAESSRQNFRFHNDNGTPVINTIDDFDDTRENADYRNAFATMRFGFHALKTDFKILNDTAKTENGLPGPIARQTERTRTELLRNTTGISTDTKGLGFEWLRLQNRAFFTEYQSEFHDPDQEFDPSTPHSFSRLRSYGFHIEPTLYLLDYYQTIRFFLATEREGYWKERRNRFNERVEKLPTKTRTKEIARIEDEFSFLKERIIITASAEYQRITDRFPEAEWRFRSLFDEDPTYKQQHLQNYAGGLRLVVFREKKNDLYLKGNASSGSRIPLFVEIFGQPGSIIGNPSLKPEKADQLEGGVGASLDKPAQLPFKADIEIIAFDRRVRDLILFVPNSQFSVRPENVDRARIRGVEFSLNLKAFDHLRLFSNYTFQKAINESEIRYVKGKYLAYQPLHDFAGGVSLYNDYVEGGVDVSYQGALYRDRTNDPFNYQPGYWLYGIFLRWQVFGAREKEKDLRITLDVKNLLDRRAVEISGYPLPGRSMYLTVSYRF; the protein is encoded by the coding sequence TTGAAAATAGATATTCCAGCGAAACGCTTTTCTTCTATACAAGAACGAGACAGTCGACGCCATGGAGTCGCCGTTTTGTCCATTCTGGCGCTGCTTCTACTTCATCATCCGGCCATGGCCGTCCCTTCCACTGAAGAAGAGGAGAAGTCCCCCGAAGTCGTCGTTACGGCTCCACGCGAGAACGATGATACCGTACGCTCCACGGGAAGTCGCACGCAGATCGACGTCACGCAGGCCGACGGACGCATGATCGGCGTCGATGAGATCATCGAAAAAGAAGCGGGCATTCGTATACGCCGATACGGCGGAGCGGGTTCGTATTCCACCGTATCGATTCGCGGATCGACGGCCAATCAGGTGAATCTGTATATCGACGGCATTCCGCTCAATCATGCGGCGATGGGAGAGGTTAACCTTTCGACGCTCAATCTCGATTCGTTTGATAGAATCGAGATCCGTCGCGGCGGCGATACGGCCGGCTCCCCCGTCGGCGGAGCCATTCATCTGACGACGGCGAAAAGGCGTGAAACGCCGATCGGACATCGCGTGGCGACGACAGCCGGCTCGTTTGATACGTTCCGCCTGCTCGGCGAGACCTGGGGCGGCGAGAATTTCACCTATGATCTGACGGCGAAGGCCGAAAGCTCGCGGCAGAACTTTCGCTTTCATAACGATAACGGAACGCCGGTCATCAACACGATCGACGACTTCGACGATACGCGAGAAAACGCCGACTATCGAAACGCCTTCGCCACCATGCGCTTCGGATTTCATGCGTTGAAAACCGACTTCAAGATCCTGAACGATACGGCAAAGACCGAGAACGGACTTCCGGGCCCCATCGCACGACAGACGGAGCGCACACGCACCGAATTGCTGCGCAATACGACCGGCATCAGCACCGATACAAAAGGCCTCGGCTTTGAATGGTTGCGGCTGCAGAACCGGGCCTTCTTTACCGAATACCAATCCGAGTTTCATGATCCCGACCAGGAATTCGATCCGTCCACGCCGCACAGCTTTTCGCGACTGCGCAGCTACGGCTTTCATATAGAACCGACGCTTTATCTTCTCGATTATTATCAGACCATCCGCTTCTTTCTCGCAACGGAGCGCGAAGGCTACTGGAAAGAGCGTCGGAACCGCTTCAATGAACGAGTGGAAAAGCTACCGACGAAGACGCGCACAAAAGAGATCGCTCGCATCGAAGATGAATTCTCTTTTCTCAAAGAGCGCATCATCATCACCGCCTCGGCCGAATACCAGCGTATCACCGATCGCTTTCCTGAAGCTGAGTGGCGCTTTCGATCTCTGTTTGATGAAGATCCGACCTACAAGCAGCAGCACTTGCAAAACTACGCAGGCGGCCTCAGACTTGTCGTCTTTCGCGAGAAAAAAAACGATCTCTATCTGAAAGGGAACGCCTCGTCGGGCAGTCGCATTCCTCTGTTTGTCGAGATATTCGGACAGCCGGGCTCCATCATCGGAAACCCATCCCTGAAGCCCGAAAAGGCAGATCAATTAGAGGGAGGCGTCGGAGCCTCTCTTGACAAACCGGCGCAGCTTCCCTTCAAGGCCGATATAGAGATCATCGCCTTTGATCGACGGGTTCGCGATCTTATTCTTTTCGTGCCGAATTCGCAGTTCTCTGTAAGGCCCGAAAACGTCGACCGTGCCCGCATTCGTGGAGTCGAATTCTCGCTGAATCTCAAGGCATTCGATCATCTGCGCCTGTTCTCGAACTATACGTTTCAGAAGGCGATCAACGAATCCGAAATCCGCTATGTAAAAGGAAAGTATCTCGCCTATCAACCTCTTCACGATTTTGCAGGCGGAGTTTCTCTGTATAACGATTACGTGGAGGGAGGCGTCGATGTCAGCTATCAGGGCGCCCTTTATCGAGATCGCACGAACGATCCTTTCAACTATCAGCCCGGCTACTGGCTGTACGGCATCTTTCTGCGCTGGCAGGTATTTGGAGCCCGTGAGAAAGAGAAAGATCTGCGCATCACGCTCGATGTGAAGAATCTTCTCGACCGTCGCGCCGTTGAAATTAGCGGCTATCCTCTTCCAGGCCGATCCATGTATCTCACGGTCAGCTATCGCTTTTGA
- a CDS encoding DUF6580 family putative transport protein produces MNNRSILLRPLALTTLIALMVASRFLPHMPNFSPLGAIALFGGAHFEKRWQAFIVPLLSVFASDLVLNNVIYAGYYDWFVFFYDGFYWQYGAYVLTVLLGIFYLRKIEPLRVIGVSFASAVLFFVVSNFGVWAGGTMYTMDAMGLFTCYVAAIPFFKGTLLGNVVYSAVLFGAFALVERRLPSLRRGSYAEV; encoded by the coding sequence ATGAATAACCGTTCCATTCTTTTGCGACCGCTGGCGTTGACGACGCTTATCGCCTTGATGGTCGCGAGCCGTTTTCTTCCGCATATGCCTAACTTCTCTCCTCTCGGAGCCATAGCGCTTTTTGGAGGAGCGCATTTCGAGAAACGATGGCAGGCTTTCATTGTTCCCCTGCTGTCAGTTTTCGCTTCTGATCTCGTTTTGAATAACGTGATCTATGCCGGATATTACGACTGGTTCGTTTTCTTCTATGACGGATTCTACTGGCAGTACGGGGCCTATGTGTTAACCGTTTTGCTCGGAATCTTCTATCTGCGCAAGATCGAACCGTTACGGGTGATCGGCGTCTCTTTTGCTTCTGCGGTGCTATTCTTCGTCGTCTCGAACTTCGGAGTCTGGGCCGGCGGAACGATGTATACGATGGATGCGATGGGGCTCTTCACATGCTACGTGGCCGCCATCCCCTTTTTCAAAGGCACACTGCTCGGTAATGTCGTCTATTCCGCTGTGCTTTTCGGCGCTTTCGCTCTGGTCGAACGACGCCTGCCGTCTCTACGTCGAGGTTCGTATGCAGAAGTATGA